The segment AAAAAGTACTTCCCTCCCTTTTTCAAGTACCAGTTGTCCCCGTTATCCAAGTCTTTAAAACCAGCTTTTCTAAGCATTTTCACAGAACTTTCAACAGCATGAAAAGCACTTGGACTACGATTTATAAAATCTAATAGATTGTTTCCCATATTTTTCTCATTAATCATATAATCACTCCAATTATCCTATTATATTATATTTTACAAAAAAATAAATTTTCCTGCTTTATTAGATTTTTTTTTAATAATACTCTTTTATAATTAAGATCAAGATATTCACGTGAAGCTTCAATTATACTTGGATTAATTATGAAAAATAAGCAATCAAAAAATAACTTAAGTCTTAATTAAATATATTAATATTTTATTTATTATTTGCAGAATACATTGTATTTATAATTTAATTTATACAAATAATACTTAATAAATAAAAATTAAAGGTGGTTATTATATGCTAGTAAAAGATCTTATTATACAACAATTAGAAAATATAGGGGTTAAACATATCTATAATTACTCTGGTGATACAACTCTTAGTTTTTTATCTGCTCTAAAAGGCTCTTCTATCAAAGTATATTCCAGTCAACATGAAAGTGCCGCTGGTTTAATGGCTTCAGCAGAAGCTAAAGCTACTGGTAATCTAGCAGTATGTTTATCTCACAGTGGTCCTGGTACTGCTAATATTATCAATGGAATTGCAGATGCTTCAATGGATAGGGTACCTTTACTTTTAATAAGTGGCCAAGTAGCTACACATAACTTGGGTACAAACTACAAGCAATTTTTAAATCAAATAGAACTAACAAATCCCATTACTTTATTTTCTACAATCGTGGTTAATCCAGAAGGTATAACAGATGCTCTATATAAAGCAATAAGCACTTCCATTGCACAGGGAGGAGTTAGTCACCTTGTAATACCTATGGATATATGGGATCAAGAAACTAATGATACCCCTAGAGAATATCCCCTGCATCTGGATACAAAAATGATACCTGATATTAATCTAATTAATAAAGCTGCTGAAGAAATTAATAATGCAAAAAAAATATCAATAATTTATGGTAGAGGATGTAAAGAATGTCCGCAAGAGTTAAAAACTCTTGCAGAAAAATTACAAGCTCCTTTAATCAATACGTTACCTGCTACTGGCATAATTGAATTTGATAATTCCTTTGAAATGGGTGGTCTTGGCCATAGTGGTAATCAGTATAGTTCTGAATTATTAGAAGAGAGTGAGCTAATATTAAAATTAGCTGCTACTTGGTGGCCAGTTAAATACACACCTAAAAATAAAAAAATTCTACAATTCGATAGCATAATTGAAAACATAGGATCAACACATCCAGTGGATTTGGGCATCCCAGGTGATATAAAATTATCATTAAAAGAATTGACAGAAAAGCTAAATAAAAAAGAAAACCAGGACTGGATGAATAAAATAAACGAAGTAAAAAATAAATGGTCTGCTGAATTTGATGCAGGATATAGTAAAGAAGATTGGCCTCTAGCTCCTTCACAAGTTATAAAGATAGTTAGTGAATATTCTTCTGATAATGAAATCATATCACTTGATTCAGGTGATAATGTTATCTTTTTTGGAAGATTTTTCGCTAATAAGTGCCAGGATGTTTTAGTATCTGGAACGTGGAGAACTATGGGATTTGCCCTGCCAGCTTCTATAGCAGCTAAAATAAATTATCCCGATAGTAAGTCAACTGCAATCATTGGTGATGGTGGTCTCCATATGGTGATGGCAGAAATATTAACAGCAAAACGTTATAATATAGCAGTAAAAATTATTGTGATGAACAATGGCTCTCTTGCTATGGAAAAAAACAAAGCAATCGCAGCAGGTCTAGAATTAGAAGAAGTAGAACTTACAAATCCTGATTATATAAAAATAGCTGAAGCTTGTGGAATTAAAGCTTATAGAGCAGAAAGTCTTGATAATTTACGTAATATAATGAATGAAACAGCTGATAATAATGAAGTTATTTTAATAGATCTACCAATCGCTGATCCTTTTATACCTGGCAGTAAATTAAGCTAAAAAGCTAATTCTATTTATTTTTTCAATCTCATGTATATTCACTTATATAAAAAAATCTAGATACTCTCATAGATATACCTATAAGTATTAAAAATTTCAGAGTTGAATTTCTAAACTATACTTTGGACTAGACTTCAAAAACTCAAAAACAGCAAATTTTCTTGAATAAAATACTACATTATGTTAAGATTAAGTAAATTAATTTTAAAGTATATTAATTATGCTAAAAATTAATTCTTAATACATATAAATAAGTGAATAAGGAGTGTACAAAATGATTGATTTTAAAGAAAAACTAGTAGAAATAATTACTGGAAAATATGATACTATCGATAAAGAAGAAATTGAAGAATTAATTGAAACACCACCACAGGAAGATATGGGTGATCTGGCTCTTCCCTGTTTCAAATTTGCACAGGTTTTTCGCAAAGCCCCTAATCTTATTGCCGATGAAATTGTTAGTGAAATTGGTGATAGCAAATACTTTGAAGAGATTAAGAGTATGGGTCCATATCTTAATTTTTTTATTGATAAAAAATTAATCGCCAAAACAGTTGCTGAAAATGTAATTGAAGAAGGTGACAATTATGGTTCTTCTAATCTTGGTGAGGATAAGAATGTAATTGTTGAATTTTCTTCACCTAATATAGCTAAACAATTTCATATTGGACATATCAGAACAACAGTAATTGGCCATGCTTTACGTAATATTTATGATTTTCTGGGTTTTAATACAATAGCAATTAATCACCTTGGGGATTATGGAACACAATTCGGAAAACAAATTCTAGCTTTTAAAAAATGGGGCGATCGTTCCCAGGTTGAAAAAGATCCCATTCCAGAATTACTAAAGCTGTATATTAAATTCCATGAAGTGGCTGAAGAAAAACCCGAATTGGAAGATGAAGCTAGAGCCTGGTTTAAAAAACTTGAAGACGGTGATCAGGAAGCAAAAGAATTATGGAAATGGTTTAAAGATGTTAGCATGAAAGAATTTAATCGAGTTTATAATCTTTTAAATATTGACTTTGACTCTTATGCAGGCGAAAGTTTTTATGTCGATAAAATGGGTAAAGTAGTTGAAATGTTAGAAGAAAAAGATTTGCTGAAAGAATCAGAAGGGGCAAAAATAGTTGATTTAGAAGAATATAATATGTCTCCTGCATTAATTAAAAAAAGTGATGGTTCTACTTTGTATTTTACTCGTGATATTGCAGCAGCTATTTATCGTAAAAACGAATATGACTTTCATAAAAATATTTATGTAGTAGCTTCTCAGCAAAATTTACATTTTCAACAAATGTTCAAAGTACTGGAGTTAATGGATTATGATTGGGCTAAAGACTGCATCCATATACCATTTGGAATGGTTAGTCTTGAAGAAGGTACAATGTCAACAAGAAAAGGTAGAGTAGTCTATTTAGAAGATGTCTTAAATAAAGCCATTGATAAAACTAAAGAAGTAATTGCGGTAAAAAATCCTGACCTGGAGAATAAAGATAAGGTCTCTGAAGAAGTAGGTGTAGGCGCAGTAATTTACCAGGAATTATCTCACAGTCGTATTAAAGACTATCAGTTCTCCTGGGATACAGCCCTTTCCTTTGAAGGTGAAACTGGTCCATATGTGCAATATACACACGCTAGAGCAAATTCTGTACTGGAAAAAGCAGGATTTAATGAGGACATAGATATAAATAAACTTGAAGAAATTGATTATCAAGTTCTAACTGAAGATGAACCATTTTCAGTATTAAAATTAATCTATAATTTCCCTGATATAATTATAAAAGCTATGGAAAAAAATGAACCTTTCTTAATTACCAGACATATTACAGATCTGGCTCAGGCATTTAATAAATTTTATCATGAACATCCAATCTTAGTTGATGATGAAGGTATTAAAGAAGCACGTTTATTATTAGTTTTCATTGCTAAAAATGTAATTAAAATTGGACTAAATCTTTTAGGAATTAGCGCACCAAATAAAATGTAAGGTTAAATATATTAGCATAATTGCATAAAGACAAAACGGAAGCTAAATTCTAAAGCTTCCGTTTTTTATGTATACTTATTCTAATAGTAAATAAAATACCATCATTCTCCAGCCAGCTCTATAATAGCTGCTGCGTAAATTTTCGTAATTAAGATTAAATCATCTACTGATATATATTCGTCTTTCTGATGAGCCAGTTCTTCCTGTCCAGGGAAAGTGGGACCAAAAGCTACCGCCTTCTCTATTGCTCTTGCATAAGTTCCCCCACCTATAATAACAGCTTCAGATTTGTCTCCTGTATAATCTTGATAAACCTTCATCAACTTTTCTACCAAAGGATCAACTTTTTCAACATATAAAGAAGGCTTGTGATTTAATTCCTGGTATTTAATATCGTAAGTCTTTATTAATTTTTTTATATCACCTACCACTTTTTCTTTTTCCCAGCTAAGTGGATATCTGATATCAATAACAATCTCTGCCTTTTCAGAATTAATTTTTATTTGGCCAATATTTAAAGTTAGTAAATGCGAGGGATTTCCTTGACCTTCATATCCTAATGATTGACCATTGAATTCTAGTCCAAAATTTTCAATATAAAAATTTAGAAAAGAATCTATCTCTCCACTAAGCAAATCTAGATTTTGCAAGAAAAGCATCAGGTGGGAAATAGCATTAACTCCTTCTTGGGGCAAACTACCATGTGAAGATACACCATGAGAATTAATCACAATCTTTTCTTCTTCCTGATTTAATTCAAGATTAGCAGACATATTATTCATATTATACTGATAAGCCTTTTCATTAATATAATCATAGTAATTACTTTCTATAATTGCCTTACAAAAATCCGGTACCATATTTGGGGCATTTCCACCTTCTATTATTATAGATTTTATTCTCTTTGTTTTTTTACTTTTATCAAGAGAATCATTTTTATCTACATTGCTAAGAACTTTGCTTAATTTAAAATTCAAAATACCTTTTTCACCATGTATAACTGGAAACTCAGCATCAGGACTAAACGCAATATCAGGTGTCTCTTCATTCTTTAGATAATAATCAATCCCTTGCCAATTACTTTCTTCATCTGTACCCAATATTAATCTAACCCGTTTTTTTAATTTTATATCACTATCAGCTATCGCTTTTAAGGCATATAATGAAGCCATTGCAGGACCTTTATTATCAATACTTCCTCTACCATATATTTTATTATCAACAATCTCAGCTCCATATGGCGGGTATGTCCAATTACTGCCTTCAGGAACTACATCCAGATGGCACAATACCCCTAATAATTCCTCTCCATCTCCTATTTCTATATAGCCAGCATAAGCATCTATATTCTTGTTTTTCAATCCCATTGACTGGGCAATTTGAAGAGTACTATCTAAAGCCTCGTTAATTCCACTTCCAAAGGGCATCCCCTCTTCTTCTTCAGCTTTTACACTTTTTATTCTTATCAATTCCTGAGTAGATTTTATTAAATTATTTTTCAGCTCATCTATACGTTGATTTATTTTATCATACATATTTCTTCTCCTTTCTATTATAAATACAAAGAAAATATAATCTCTTTTAACAAAGCTAACGTTTAAGAAATATAATTAAAATAAGTACAGGAAATATTATGTTAATATAGAATTAATTTTATAAGCTTTTGTAATTTCAAACACATAAATAATAATAAACATAAGGAATAGGCTGAAAGGATGTGTCAAGAATTAAAGATATAAATATTAATTCAGATAGTAAAGTAATTAATAGTAGCCGGGAGATATTACATAAAGGCAAAAAAAATAAAGCTGTCTTACTCCTTCATGGCTATACAGGTTCTCCACGAGAAATGGCTTTTCTAGCAAAGAGAGTTCATCAAGAAAGTAATTATACTGTCTATGTACCACGGCTCCCTGGCCATGGAACTAATAAGAGAGATTTTCAGCAGAGTACTGCAAAAGATTGGCTTAGAAAAAGCTATGACGCTTATTTAAACCTAAAATCTTATTATAATGAAGTCCATATTGGTGGATTATCGATGGGTGGTTTACTGGCAATACTCACAGCCAATCGTTTTAAAGTAGAAAAACTTTTTTTGATCGCACCAGCTCTCTATGCTTGTAATAAATCACTAGCATTAACACATCTTTTTAAATATTTTATACCATATCTTAAAAATAAAAGTAATAAAAATGAGTACCAAACAGAAGAGGAATTGGACTTATATGAAAACTATTGGAAACATCATTGTACAAAACAAGCAGCCGAACTACATAAATTAATGATACTGGCCCGTAAAAAATTGACCAGTATCACTTCAGATGCATTAATTATATGTTCACCCATTGATAAACAAGTACCAATTAAAGCTGCGTATAAAGTAGAAGAAAAGATTTCTTCTACTAATAAAAAACTAATCCTCATGGAAAATTCACCACATGTCATTAATAATGGCCCGGAAAAGGAAGAGTGTGCTCAGCATGTAATAGACTTTTTAAATGAAGTATAGAGTTAGAAGTCTCTCTAAAAAATTAAAGTAAGATTCTAAAGCAATTCTTCAAACTTACTTAAAAAGTCTTTAAATGTATCTATAGCCGCCTTAATAGGGTCTGGTGATGTCATATCTACTCCTGCTGTTTTTAGTACATTTAAAGGATAATCTGAATCACCACTTTTTAAGAAATCTATGTATCTTTTAACTGCTCCTTCTCCTTCATCAAGTATTT is part of the Halanaerobiaceae bacterium ANBcell28 genome and harbors:
- a CDS encoding thiamine pyrophosphate-binding protein produces the protein MLVKDLIIQQLENIGVKHIYNYSGDTTLSFLSALKGSSIKVYSSQHESAAGLMASAEAKATGNLAVCLSHSGPGTANIINGIADASMDRVPLLLISGQVATHNLGTNYKQFLNQIELTNPITLFSTIVVNPEGITDALYKAISTSIAQGGVSHLVIPMDIWDQETNDTPREYPLHLDTKMIPDINLINKAAEEINNAKKISIIYGRGCKECPQELKTLAEKLQAPLINTLPATGIIEFDNSFEMGGLGHSGNQYSSELLEESELILKLAATWWPVKYTPKNKKILQFDSIIENIGSTHPVDLGIPGDIKLSLKELTEKLNKKENQDWMNKINEVKNKWSAEFDAGYSKEDWPLAPSQVIKIVSEYSSDNEIISLDSGDNVIFFGRFFANKCQDVLVSGTWRTMGFALPASIAAKINYPDSKSTAIIGDGGLHMVMAEILTAKRYNIAVKIIVMNNGSLAMEKNKAIAAGLELEEVELTNPDYIKIAEACGIKAYRAESLDNLRNIMNETADNNEVILIDLPIADPFIPGSKLS
- the argS gene encoding arginine--tRNA ligase; this encodes MIDFKEKLVEIITGKYDTIDKEEIEELIETPPQEDMGDLALPCFKFAQVFRKAPNLIADEIVSEIGDSKYFEEIKSMGPYLNFFIDKKLIAKTVAENVIEEGDNYGSSNLGEDKNVIVEFSSPNIAKQFHIGHIRTTVIGHALRNIYDFLGFNTIAINHLGDYGTQFGKQILAFKKWGDRSQVEKDPIPELLKLYIKFHEVAEEKPELEDEARAWFKKLEDGDQEAKELWKWFKDVSMKEFNRVYNLLNIDFDSYAGESFYVDKMGKVVEMLEEKDLLKESEGAKIVDLEEYNMSPALIKKSDGSTLYFTRDIAAAIYRKNEYDFHKNIYVVASQQNLHFQQMFKVLELMDYDWAKDCIHIPFGMVSLEEGTMSTRKGRVVYLEDVLNKAIDKTKEVIAVKNPDLENKDKVSEEVGVGAVIYQELSHSRIKDYQFSWDTALSFEGETGPYVQYTHARANSVLEKAGFNEDIDINKLEEIDYQVLTEDEPFSVLKLIYNFPDIIIKAMEKNEPFLITRHITDLAQAFNKFYHEHPILVDDEGIKEARLLLVFIAKNVIKIGLNLLGISAPNKM
- the pepV gene encoding dipeptidase PepV: MYDKINQRIDELKNNLIKSTQELIRIKSVKAEEEEGMPFGSGINEALDSTLQIAQSMGLKNKNIDAYAGYIEIGDGEELLGVLCHLDVVPEGSNWTYPPYGAEIVDNKIYGRGSIDNKGPAMASLYALKAIADSDIKLKKRVRLILGTDEESNWQGIDYYLKNEETPDIAFSPDAEFPVIHGEKGILNFKLSKVLSNVDKNDSLDKSKKTKRIKSIIIEGGNAPNMVPDFCKAIIESNYYDYINEKAYQYNMNNMSANLELNQEEEKIVINSHGVSSHGSLPQEGVNAISHLMLFLQNLDLLSGEIDSFLNFYIENFGLEFNGQSLGYEGQGNPSHLLTLNIGQIKINSEKAEIVIDIRYPLSWEKEKVVGDIKKLIKTYDIKYQELNHKPSLYVEKVDPLVEKLMKVYQDYTGDKSEAVIIGGGTYARAIEKAVAFGPTFPGQEELAHQKDEYISVDDLILITKIYAAAIIELAGE
- a CDS encoding alpha/beta fold hydrolase; amino-acid sequence: MSRIKDININSDSKVINSSREILHKGKKNKAVLLLHGYTGSPREMAFLAKRVHQESNYTVYVPRLPGHGTNKRDFQQSTAKDWLRKSYDAYLNLKSYYNEVHIGGLSMGGLLAILTANRFKVEKLFLIAPALYACNKSLALTHLFKYFIPYLKNKSNKNEYQTEEELDLYENYWKHHCTKQAAELHKLMILARKKLTSITSDALIICSPIDKQVPIKAAYKVEEKISSTNKKLILMENSPHVINNGPEKEECAQHVIDFLNEV